The region ACGCCGACTTCGTCGGGTTCCTGCACTACCCGTTCGGACAGAAAGTCAAGGTAACGTGGATGAACGTGGCCGACGAGGCTGATCGCGACAGCCTCATCGCAATGTGGGAGGAAGTCGGCCTGCCCGACGGCTTCGTCGAGGTGATTTACCAGGCCTACGGAGCTGGCGAAGTGACCACGCTCGAGATTGATGACAAGGGCAAGCACGACTTGCAGACGAACCCGACGCCCGATACGCAGTAGCTCACCACTGCTGTTCGACCCACTGGGCGTCCGGCACGACGCGCTCGATGACGCTCAGAATTTGATCAACGTTGGAGTAGGACATCATGATCGGGTCCTCCATGCCTTCCCAGCACTCCTCTCCTGAACGGTCGGCTTCCGTCCCGGAGACCACGCCGATGATGGTGGCGCGCCCATTCACGTCTGCGAAGACGGGGCCGCCCGAGTCGCCGGAGGAGGCGCAGACGCCTGCGATGTCGCCGCGGGACTCACGCTGTTCTTCGTCGTCGTGGGCGGTCACGATCTGGACGCGGCTCGCGGCCTCGAAGTGGCCACAGGTGTAGCCGGTCGTCCCGCCCGTTTTGCAGACGCGGTCAACGGGGCCGATCTCGGCACCGACGCCTGTCGGGATCGGGTCGCCGACGAGCGGCACAGCGCGGTCCGTGTCGTAGATCTCGATAATGCCGACGTCGATGCGCTCCGCCTCTGGGTCCTCTACATCAGGGGTGTAAAGCCCGGAGTAGATAAACCTACCGACTTCCTGCGAATAGTCGTTGGTGTCCGAGGCCCCTTTCGGCCACACCAGGTTGCCTTCACGCCCGCAGTGCCCGGCGGTGACGGCGTAGGAGCGGCCGTCGGCACCCGAGAACGTGAACGCGACGGTGCAGGACTGCGCGGTGAAGCGCTCCCCCGGCTCCGGGTAGTGGTCCGTGGACTGGATCAGCGAGCCCGGCGCCCACGGTGCGAACTCGGGCACCAGGATCCGGTTGCCCGTTGCCGCGGCAGGCGGTTGCTCCCCGGGTCGCTGGACGGCTTCCTGGGCTTGGCGCTCCTCGGCGGTGCGCGTGTCTATTTCAGAGGTGTGCAGGCCCAGCCACACCGCCATCCCGACCAAGCACAGCGCGGTGACGATGACGGTAAACCACGCGGCACCACCTAGCCCGCGACGAGGCGCCGACTGCCCTACTGGGGCGACCGGCTCCGGGAACGTCCACTGTTGCCCGTCTTCGGGCTGGTATTTTTTGGCGAGGTCGCCGCTACTGCTCATCGCCCGCTTCATCGTCAGCGAAGGCGGGGTCGCCCTTGGCAGCTTCTTCCTTCTGAATCTTCATGTCTCGGATGAACTTCTCGGGGTCGAACTCGGTGAAGTACTCCGGGCCTGCGAACTGTTCCTGTGCCATGTGCTACTTCCCTTCGATGGAGTCTTGGATAAAGGCTTTCACGGCGTCGGCGTCATTCGGCAATTCGGTGACGTGCCGTGGTTGGTCCATGATGCCACGGAAGCGCTCGGGCACCTCCGGCTGGGTGCCGGTGGCCTCGACGATGGTCTCGGCGAACTTCACCGGCAGCGCCGTCTCAAGCACGACGACAGGAGTGTTGACGTCACCGCTGACAGCACGAGCGGCGTGGACACCGTCGGCGGTGTGCGGGTCAATCAGCACGCCGGAGCGCTCCTGGACCTCGCGAATGGTCGCCACGCGGTCAGCGTGGGTGGACGAGGAGGAACAGAAGCCGAACGCGTCGCGGATGCGGGCCAGGACGTCTGCGCCGCCGAAGTCCTCGGCGTCGAAGCCGCCGTTGTTCACCTTGGTGCCGAAGAGCTCGCCGGTCAGCGCGGCGTCTCGCCCGACGGCGTCGAACATCATGCGCTCGAAGTTCGACGCCTTCGAGATATCCATGGACGGCGAGGACGTCGCCTGGGTCTCTGCCGCGCTGCGCGGGCGGTACTGGCCGGTGCGGAAGAACTCGTCGAGGACGTCGTTCTCGTTGGTAGCCACGATCAGGCGGTCAACGGGCAGGCCCATCCGCTTGGTGATGTAGCCCGCGCACACGTCGCCGAAGTTGCCGGTTGGCACCGAGAAGCTCACCTTCTGCGAGTTGCTCTCGGTCACACGCAGGTAGGTAGAGATGTAGTAGACCGTCTGGGCCAACAGGCGTGCCCAGTTAATGGAGTTGACGGCGCCGATGGCGTACTTCGCCTTAAAGTCGGCGTCGCCGTTGACGGCCTTGACCACGTCCTGGCAGTCGTCGAAGACGCCGTCGAGGGCGATGTTGAAGATGTTCGGATCGTCCAGGCCGAACATCTGGGCCTGCTGGAACGGCGTCATCCTGCCAGCTGGGGTGAGCATAAACACGCGGATGTTGTCGCGGCCGCGCATCGCGTACTCGGCAGAGGAACCGGTATCGCCGCTGGTAGCGCCCAGGATGTTCAGGTGGCGGCCGCGACGGCCCAGCTCGTATTCGAAGAGCTCGCCGAGCAGCTGCATCGCCATGTCCTTAAACGCCGCGGTTGGCCCCTCGGAGAGGTGTGCCAGCCACAGGTCGTCCTCGAGTTTGGTCACGGGGACGATGGCGGCGTCGTTAAATACGGGGGTGCGGTAGGCGCGGGCGGTGATCGCTTCGATGTCGGCGTGCGGGATGTCGTCGATAAAGAGCTTGAGCACCTCGGCGGCGAGTGCCGCGTACCCGCGCTCGGCGAGCAGTGTGCGCCAGCTGTCGAGCTGCTCGGGGCTCAGCTGCGGGTACTCCACGGGAAGGAACAAGCCGCCATCCGGGCTTAAGCCCGTGAGCAGGATGTCGGTGAACTTGTAGGTTGTGCCTGCGGTATCGCGCGTTGAAATGTAATCCACGGTTGCACAGTCTACGTGACGCACCGGACCCGCATGCCGGATTGCACAGCCAAAGGAGTACGTTATACCGCATGCCCCATTCCAACTCCCCTGTCTCCCAGACCAACGACCCACAGCAGCGCGTCACCCGGCGCGCCCTTTTTGTGTGGTTCGCTGCGGTCGCGGTGTACGTGGTCGCCATCTTGGGTCGCACATCCTTCGGTGTCGCGGGTGTTGAGGCGATCGACCGCTTTGGTATCGACGCTTCTCGGATCGCAGTGTTCACCGCAGTGCAGGTTGGTGTGTACTCGTTGGCGCAGATCCCGACCGGGGTGCTCATCGATAGGCAGGGTCCGCGCTTCATGCTGATCGTCGGCGCGCTCGTGATGGCGGTGGGCCAGATCCTGCTCGGGTTTACGTCCTCCTACCCTGTCGCACTTGCGGCGCGCGTGCTCATCGGCGCGGGCGACGCCACGGCGTTCCTGGCGGTGATGCGTATCCTGCCGAGCTGGTTCCCTCCCCGCAAGACGCCGCTGTTTACGCAGCTGTCCACTGCGATTGGGCAGATGGGTCAGTTCCTGTCCGCGGTGCCGTTCTTGGCGCTGCTGCATGCAAAGGGCTGGCAGGTCGCGTTCGTCTCGCTCGGTGCGGTCGGGGTGCTCGTGGCGCTCGCCGCGGTGGTCGCAGTGGCGGACGCTCCCACGAAGCCTGGCGAGGAGGCTGCGGCAAAAAGTGCAAAGGTGCCGCTTCGCACCACGCTCTCGACGGTGGTGCGCTCACCGGTGTGCTGGGAGGCCTTCTTCATCCACGGGTTCTCCATCTTCCCGATGGTCACTTTCACCCTGCTGTGGGGTGTGCCGATGATGACGCTCGGCATGGGCCTGAACGAGCAGGAGGCCGGCACGGTGCTCATCGTGCTGACGGTGTGCATGATCGTCGCGTCGCCGGTGCTCGGTGCGGTCTCTGCACGCCTGGGCGTGCGCCGTGACATGGCGGTCATCGTGCTGTGCTCGCTGACGCCGCTGATGTTTTTGTGGTTCTTTTCGACGTCCACTCCGCGCGGCTTCGGCGCGATCCTGGCGGTGGTGATCGTGATGGGCACGGTGGTGCCCGCGTCCAACTTCGGCTTCGATAACGTGCGCGAACACGTGCCACCCGCCATGGTGGCGACCGGCACCGGCCTGGCCAACATGGGCGGGTTCACATCCTCCATGGTGGCAGCCCAGGCGGTGGGGATTTTGCTGGACCACTCGGCAGATTCGGTGCAGTACACGTGGGAGGACTTCCAGTACGCCTGGATCGCGGTCTACGTGCTAGCGGCCCTGCTGATGGTGGGCCTGCTCGTGGCGCGGGCGAAGGCGCAGCCGCAGATGCGCCGACTCAAGATCGTCGAGCAGGCGCCACCGCGGGCTGCGAACTAAGAACACCCCGCTAGCGCCGCGGCGGTTCCTGACGCCCGGTCAGGATGTCCACGACGGAGCGGATGGCGGCGTCGCCAAGCTGCGGCAGCGCCGTGGCGCCCGGAGAAGAGGTCGTCGGGTGTTCCTCGTGGGCGCGCTCGGGCACGCGCTGCTGGTGTGCATCCGCGCTATCTGGTTCAACAGCGATGCTCAGCGTGGAATCTTCCAGCTCGAGTGCGGTGTCGGAGGTGACGCCGGCGACGCGGGCGGCGTCGACAAGCGCGACGAGGTCCGCGAACGTTGCATTATGAAGGTCAATTGAGATCTGTACAGCCATGGGCACCAGCATAAGTTATTCGAACTCGTGCGACGGGGCCTCGCCCCAGAACACCTCCTCGACCACGCGGTATGCGCGGCGGGTGGTGCGCCGGTAGTCCTCCAGGAACTGCTGTTGGTGCTCCGGGCTGTAGCCCGCGGAGCCTGCGACGGGGCCGAGCTGTGTGCCCGGCGCGGGCAGCTGGTCGGTGCGCTTGCCGGTGACGAGCACGATGGCGTTGCGGGCCCTGGTGGCCATCAGCCAGGCCTCGCGCAGTTGGCGGGCCTGCTGTGGCGCGATGACCTGCGGTCGGTCGTCGTTTGGGTCGGCGAGGTAGTCGAGGGCCTCCAGCGTGGAGGTGGTGTGCAAGGCCGGGTGGGTGTGCGCGTGCATCATGGTGAGCAGCTGCACGGTCCACTCGACGTCGGCGAGCGCCCCGCGGCCCAGCTTGGTGTGGGTGGCGCGGTCCGCCCCGCGCGGCAGGCGCTCGTTATCCACGCGCGCCTTGATGCGGCGGACCTCCCTGATGTCGCGCTGGCTGGCACCCCCCGGCGGGTAGCGCACTGGGTCGATGACGCGGAGGAAGTCCGCGCCGAGGTCCCGGTCACCGGCGATGGTGACGGCGCGCAGCAGCGCCTGGCGCTCCCACACCTCGCCCCACTCGGTGTAGTAACGCTCGTAGGACTCCACCGTGCGCACCACCGCGCCAGAGCGCCCCTCGGGGCGCAGTCCGAGGTCGACCTCGAGGGGTGGGTCGGCGCTCGGCTTGGCCAGGCGCGCGCGCATCGCCTCAATGACCTTGGCGGCCCACACGGTTGCTTCGTGGTCGTTGTAGCCCTCGTTGGCTGCGGCAACCACCATCACGTCCGCGTCCGAGCCATAGCCGAGCTCCGCCCCGCCGAGTCTGCCCATCCCGATCACAGCGATGCGCGCCGGCGTTGGGCGCTCGGGGTCCTGGTGCTGGGCGCGCATCTCTGCGGCGAGCGCGGCGCGCAGAACGGCGTCCCACACGTAGGTGAGCTCCTCGCAGACCTGGCGCACCTCCATGAAGCCGAGCAGGTCGGCAGCGGCGATGCGCGCGAGCTCCGCCCGACGCAGCGAACGCGCCACCGACACCGCGCGGTCCGGGTCCTCGTAGCGCCCGGCGGCTGCGACGATCGCCTTCTCCACTTGGTCGGGCGCCGCCTCGATGAGGCGCGGACCCGAGGAGCCGTCGCCAAAGAGTTTGACCACCTCAGGGGCCGCGATGATCAGTTCGGAGGCGTACGGGCTGGTGCCCAAAATCTGCATGAGACGCTGGCTAACCACGCCCTCGTCGCGCAGCATGCGCAAAAACCAGCTCTTGTCCTCCGCGGCCTCCGAAAGCTTGCGGTAGTTCAACAAGCCCGCGTCCGGGTCCGCGGTGCCACCCAGCCAGTGCATCAGCGACGGCAGCAGGATCGCCTGCAACTTCGCCCGGCGCGAGGTGCCCTTCACCAGCGCGGTGAGGTGGTCGTGGGCGCGGGCCGGGTGGCGGTAGCCGAGTGCGGCGAGCTGGGCCTTGACGGCGTCGGCGCTCAAGGTGGCCTCGCCGTAGCTCAGGTTCACCACAGCGCTGAGCAGCGGGCGGTAGAAGATGCGCTCGTGCAGGTTGGCCACGGTGAAGCGGACCTGCTTGAGGCGGGCGCGCAGCGCCTCAGTGGCGGTCGCGCGCGGGCCGGTGCGGAAGCCCGAGGTGCGCGCGAGCCACCGCATCGCCTTCGCGTCGTCCGGTTTGGGCAGCTGGTGGGTGCGCTTGAAGCGGGTGAGCTGCAGTCGGTGCTCGAGCAGGCGGAGGAACTCGTAGGCGTCGATCAGCTTGGCGCCGTCCTCGCGGCCGATGTAGCCGCCGTCGGTAAGCACCTGGAGCGCGTCGACGGTGTTCTTCACCCGGATGCTCGGGTCGATGCGCCCGTGCACGAGTTGGAGCAGCTGGACGGCGAATTCGACGTCGCGAAGCCCGCCGCTGCCGAGCTTGAGCTCGCGCTCGCGCAGGTCTTTCGGCACGTGCTCGAGCACGCGCCTGCGCATCGCCTGGACGTCCTCGACGAAGCTTGTGCGTTGCGACGCCTCCCAGACCAATGGGCGCAACGCCGCGATGTAGCGCTGCCCCATCTCGGCGTTGCCTGTCATCGGACGGGCCTTGAGCAGTGCCTGGAACTCCCAGGTCTGCGCCCAGCGCTTGTAATACGTCAGGTG is a window of Corynebacterium pseudogenitalium DNA encoding:
- a CDS encoding trypsin-like serine protease, with product MSSSGDLAKKYQPEDGQQWTFPEPVAPVGQSAPRRGLGGAAWFTVIVTALCLVGMAVWLGLHTSEIDTRTAEERQAQEAVQRPGEQPPAAATGNRILVPEFAPWAPGSLIQSTDHYPEPGERFTAQSCTVAFTFSGADGRSYAVTAGHCGREGNLVWPKGASDTNDYSQEVGRFIYSGLYTPDVEDPEAERIDVGIIEIYDTDRAVPLVGDPIPTGVGAEIGPVDRVCKTGGTTGYTCGHFEAASRVQIVTAHDDEEQRESRGDIAGVCASSGDSGGPVFADVNGRATIIGVVSGTEADRSGEECWEGMEDPIMMSYSNVDQILSVIERVVPDAQWVEQQW
- the thrC gene encoding threonine synthase; the encoded protein is MDYISTRDTAGTTYKFTDILLTGLSPDGGLFLPVEYPQLSPEQLDSWRTLLAERGYAALAAEVLKLFIDDIPHADIEAITARAYRTPVFNDAAIVPVTKLEDDLWLAHLSEGPTAAFKDMAMQLLGELFEYELGRRGRHLNILGATSGDTGSSAEYAMRGRDNIRVFMLTPAGRMTPFQQAQMFGLDDPNIFNIALDGVFDDCQDVVKAVNGDADFKAKYAIGAVNSINWARLLAQTVYYISTYLRVTESNSQKVSFSVPTGNFGDVCAGYITKRMGLPVDRLIVATNENDVLDEFFRTGQYRPRSAAETQATSSPSMDISKASNFERMMFDAVGRDAALTGELFGTKVNNGGFDAEDFGGADVLARIRDAFGFCSSSSTHADRVATIREVQERSGVLIDPHTADGVHAARAVSGDVNTPVVVLETALPVKFAETIVEATGTQPEVPERFRGIMDQPRHVTELPNDADAVKAFIQDSIEGK
- a CDS encoding MFS transporter, whose amino-acid sequence is MPHSNSPVSQTNDPQQRVTRRALFVWFAAVAVYVVAILGRTSFGVAGVEAIDRFGIDASRIAVFTAVQVGVYSLAQIPTGVLIDRQGPRFMLIVGALVMAVGQILLGFTSSYPVALAARVLIGAGDATAFLAVMRILPSWFPPRKTPLFTQLSTAIGQMGQFLSAVPFLALLHAKGWQVAFVSLGAVGVLVALAAVVAVADAPTKPGEEAAAKSAKVPLRTTLSTVVRSPVCWEAFFIHGFSIFPMVTFTLLWGVPMMTLGMGLNEQEAGTVLIVLTVCMIVASPVLGAVSARLGVRRDMAVIVLCSLTPLMFLWFFSTSTPRGFGAILAVVIVMGTVVPASNFGFDNVREHVPPAMVATGTGLANMGGFTSSMVAAQAVGILLDHSADSVQYTWEDFQYAWIAVYVLAALLMVGLLVARAKAQPQMRRLKIVEQAPPRAAN
- a CDS encoding bifunctional [glutamine synthetase] adenylyltransferase/[glutamine synthetase]-adenylyl-L-tyrosine phosphorylase, yielding MSADAPLPNPAKLGLTSPRAAEDLATLGITDAKVLAALADAGDPDLALNTLYRLFSALDDAPSWQDVQSHLAADGQFRTRLFALLGGSTALSDHLVAHPQRWCSLLEPLPGSEELFRTMLAAVDAAPAGLEGDTASEDLTTPGTYRAGQEWSRHASATAPLREHYLTLMMRIAASDLAGEVGYREVTEYVTTLADAALTAALAVAIRETYGDDDPDSRLAIMAMGKCGARELNYISDVDVIFVAEPATAPATKTASTVMQLGTACFFEVDANLRPEGKSGALVRTVDSHLTYYKRWAQTWEFQALLKARPMTGNAEMGQRYIAALRPLVWEASQRTSFVEDVQAMRRRVLEHVPKDLRERELKLGSGGLRDVEFAVQLLQLVHGRIDPSIRVKNTVDALQVLTDGGYIGREDGAKLIDAYEFLRLLEHRLQLTRFKRTHQLPKPDDAKAMRWLARTSGFRTGPRATATEALRARLKQVRFTVANLHERIFYRPLLSAVVNLSYGEATLSADAVKAQLAALGYRHPARAHDHLTALVKGTSRRAKLQAILLPSLMHWLGGTADPDAGLLNYRKLSEAAEDKSWFLRMLRDEGVVSQRLMQILGTSPYASELIIAAPEVVKLFGDGSSGPRLIEAAPDQVEKAIVAAAGRYEDPDRAVSVARSLRRAELARIAAADLLGFMEVRQVCEELTYVWDAVLRAALAAEMRAQHQDPERPTPARIAVIGMGRLGGAELGYGSDADVMVVAAANEGYNDHEATVWAAKVIEAMRARLAKPSADPPLEVDLGLRPEGRSGAVVRTVESYERYYTEWGEVWERQALLRAVTIAGDRDLGADFLRVIDPVRYPPGGASQRDIREVRRIKARVDNERLPRGADRATHTKLGRGALADVEWTVQLLTMMHAHTHPALHTTSTLEALDYLADPNDDRPQVIAPQQARQLREAWLMATRARNAIVLVTGKRTDQLPAPGTQLGPVAGSAGYSPEHQQQFLEDYRRTTRRAYRVVEEVFWGEAPSHEFE